A window from Pseudomonas frederiksbergensis encodes these proteins:
- a CDS encoding YkgJ family cysteine cluster protein has product MKCREGCGACCIAPSISSPIPGMPNGKPAGERCVQLSVDNLCGIFGKPERPAVCSAFEADVEVCGSSSDEAIKLLGWWEEMTAA; this is encoded by the coding sequence ATGAAATGCCGTGAAGGCTGTGGCGCCTGTTGCATTGCCCCTTCCATCAGTTCACCGATCCCCGGCATGCCTAATGGCAAGCCCGCGGGAGAACGTTGCGTACAACTCTCTGTCGATAACCTGTGCGGCATTTTCGGCAAACCGGAACGTCCAGCAGTGTGTTCGGCGTTCGAAGCCGACGTCGAAGTCTGCGGGAGCAGCAGTGACGAAGCGATCAAATTGCTGGGGTGGTGGGAGGAAATGACGGCGGCGTGA
- a CDS encoding DUF4398 domain-containing protein has product MSIRPFFAALAVLALAGCAADPAPNEQMRLTERALEQAKAVGATAADVPEMKLAEDKFTRAKGSMNDQSFKNARMRAEQAELDARLAEARVLTLKSEEQLNVLNTRITRLRKQLGDAQ; this is encoded by the coding sequence GTGAGTATCCGACCTTTTTTCGCTGCCCTGGCCGTTCTGGCCCTGGCGGGTTGTGCAGCCGATCCGGCGCCGAATGAACAAATGCGCCTGACCGAACGGGCACTAGAGCAGGCCAAGGCCGTGGGCGCCACCGCCGCCGACGTGCCGGAAATGAAACTGGCCGAAGACAAGTTCACCCGCGCCAAGGGCAGCATGAACGACCAATCCTTCAAGAACGCGCGCATGCGGGCCGAGCAGGCCGAGCTGGACGCGCGTCTGGCCGAAGCCCGGGTTCTGACCCTCAAGAGCGAGGAACAGTTGAACGTGCTCAACACCCGCATCACTCGCCTGCGCAAGCAACTGGGAGATGCCCAATGA
- a CDS encoding OmpA family protein, translated as MSLKTKALGGLILAGCVSLYGCAGQHSEAALQQASTDFQKVKEDSNVLRIAPKEVIRAGESLARADRLSSYWGSGSDVLHYAYLSERYSEIAREHTNQVLNEERAAKLELERQRLQLALRESKLLSVQQQGKWLEEQIVALATTQTDRGLVMTLGDVLFDTGEAELKNSANRVVLKIVQFLQLNPKRVVRIEGYADSTGGKQENLKLSRDRAQSVADVLMDLGIDDKRIQVEGYGDEYPVDVNASERGRAQNRRVEIVFSDEKGQLGAAR; from the coding sequence ATGAGCCTCAAGACCAAAGCCTTGGGCGGTTTGATCCTGGCAGGCTGCGTCAGCCTCTATGGTTGTGCCGGTCAGCACAGCGAGGCCGCGTTGCAGCAGGCCAGTACCGACTTCCAGAAGGTCAAGGAAGATTCCAACGTGCTGCGAATCGCGCCCAAGGAAGTGATTCGCGCCGGTGAGTCGCTGGCCCGAGCCGATCGTCTGTCCAGCTATTGGGGCAGCGGATCGGACGTGCTGCATTACGCTTACCTGAGTGAACGCTATAGCGAAATCGCGCGCGAACACACCAATCAGGTGCTCAACGAAGAACGTGCGGCGAAGCTTGAACTGGAGCGTCAGCGTCTGCAGCTGGCCCTGCGCGAGTCCAAACTGCTTAGCGTGCAACAGCAGGGCAAGTGGCTCGAAGAACAGATTGTTGCACTGGCGACCACTCAGACTGACCGCGGCCTGGTGATGACGTTGGGCGATGTGCTGTTCGACACGGGCGAAGCGGAGTTGAAAAACTCGGCGAACCGCGTGGTGTTGAAGATCGTGCAGTTCCTGCAGCTCAACCCCAAGCGCGTAGTGCGCATCGAAGGTTATGCCGACAGCACCGGTGGCAAGCAGGAAAATCTCAAGCTGTCCCGTGACCGTGCGCAATCGGTGGCAGACGTGCTGATGGATTTGGGTATCGACGATAAACGCATTCAGGTCGAAGGTTACGGTGATGAATATCCGGTCGACGTGAACGCCTCCGAGCGGGGACGTGCACAGAACCGTCGGGTAGAAATTGTGTTTTCTGACGAAAAAGGCCAGCTCGGCGCTGCCCGGTAG
- a CDS encoding translation initiation factor 2, with translation MKPIFPAVWLSICLLMTFQAEGVLAASVQEKPAASATSKKPATVKKAAPVKKKAAKATKRPPIASKSKTASEIAKTKLPSADLDLSLPEDMAEELKPIGTVELPRHDAVLPQMFSDKAGPFQLNGRLISNEMQLQLRNEERHEVEGAALEFEFKR, from the coding sequence ATGAAGCCGATTTTCCCCGCCGTATGGCTATCGATCTGCCTGCTGATGACCTTCCAGGCCGAAGGTGTATTGGCGGCTTCCGTTCAAGAAAAACCGGCAGCCAGCGCCACGTCGAAAAAACCGGCAACGGTCAAGAAAGCCGCGCCGGTCAAAAAGAAAGCGGCCAAGGCAACAAAGCGACCGCCAATTGCATCCAAGTCCAAAACCGCCAGTGAGATCGCGAAAACCAAGCTGCCTTCGGCCGACCTGGATTTAAGCCTGCCCGAAGACATGGCCGAGGAGCTGAAACCGATCGGTACGGTAGAGTTGCCACGGCACGATGCAGTATTGCCGCAAATGTTCAGTGACAAGGCAGGCCCGTTTCAGCTCAACGGGAGGCTGATCAGCAACGAAATGCAGTTGCAACTGCGCAACGAAGAGCGTCATGAGGTCGAAGGCGCAGCCCTGGAATTCGAGTTCAAGCGATAA
- a CDS encoding START domain-containing protein — translation MGSLQRMAVLCGLTVFLASTAAQAEDWKVAKNEDGIKVSLSEVAGSDYKAYQGVTLMKTTMAKLRALQEDVPGACAWIHDCKTQKLLKHEGNQSWTYTQFNTPWPVTARDSVLHVTTTEGADGSLTRKLEGVPTYLPEEKGFVRVTKIDGFWKFVPKGDQIEVTYQVHTEPGGSIPSMVANKFVVDAPFNTLKALKERAEK, via the coding sequence ATGGGTTCGCTGCAACGTATGGCTGTGCTGTGTGGTTTAACGGTTTTTCTGGCTTCCACGGCCGCTCAGGCAGAAGACTGGAAAGTCGCCAAGAACGAAGACGGCATCAAGGTTTCCTTGAGTGAAGTGGCTGGCTCCGATTACAAGGCTTACCAGGGCGTCACCCTGATGAAGACCACCATGGCCAAACTGCGCGCGTTGCAGGAAGACGTGCCTGGCGCTTGTGCCTGGATTCACGACTGCAAGACTCAGAAATTGCTTAAGCATGAGGGCAATCAGAGCTGGACCTACACTCAGTTCAATACGCCTTGGCCGGTTACCGCGCGTGACTCGGTGTTGCATGTCACCACCACCGAAGGCGCCGATGGCAGTCTGACTCGCAAACTTGAAGGTGTGCCGACGTACCTTCCTGAAGAAAAAGGCTTTGTGCGGGTGACCAAGATTGATGGGTTCTGGAAGTTTGTGCCCAAGGGCGATCAGATTGAAGTGACTTATCAGGTGCATACCGAGCCGGGCGGTAGCATTCCGTCGATGGTTGCCAACAAGTTTGTGGTGGATGCGCCGTTTAATACCTTGAAAGCCCTGAAAGAACGCGCTGAGAAATAA
- a CDS encoding PLP-dependent aminotransferase family protein, whose product MTNLLLYQRIAQQLAEDIRRGVYQPGERVPSVRKMSSQLNVSHATVLQAYANLEDQGLIRARPQSGYYVHQTPALTAPTPDIARVERPGLVTRSSIIQQVLVESRREGVFPLGAAVPSVDYLPVRALHQQLAKVTRFHSPRAFSYMFSPGFEPLRRQVAIRMRDAGVVVDPSEVVITHGCVDALQMSLRVLTRPGDLIAAESPTYYGLLQLADLLGLKVIEIPSDPATGMSLEALQLAANQWSIKALVLTTRLSNPLGGTMPEERQKQLLRLASDFDIQIVEDDIYGELMFEQGRTKSLKAYDRLDRVIYCSSFSKTLSPGVRIGWMIAGKYQQEIQRLQTFSTHSACSVTQMGIAAYLENGGYDRHLRYIRQEYRKNLSAFQLAVQQYFPEGTQMTRPTGGFILWVSLPGRVNTQELHVRALQQGISIAPGLIFSNTEQFNHCIRLNCGTPWNREAERALMTLGMLATQLCQEMVGGF is encoded by the coding sequence ATGACCAATCTCTTGCTCTACCAACGTATTGCTCAGCAACTGGCCGAAGACATCCGCCGTGGCGTCTATCAACCGGGGGAGCGCGTGCCATCGGTGCGCAAGATGAGCTCGCAGCTCAATGTCAGCCATGCGACGGTGTTGCAGGCTTACGCCAACCTCGAGGATCAGGGGCTGATCCGCGCCCGGCCGCAGTCCGGTTACTACGTGCACCAGACCCCGGCCCTGACCGCGCCGACACCGGACATCGCCCGGGTCGAGCGTCCAGGTCTGGTCACCCGCAGCAGCATCATCCAACAAGTCCTGGTCGAATCCCGCCGCGAGGGTGTGTTTCCCTTGGGCGCGGCGGTACCGAGCGTTGATTACCTGCCGGTGCGGGCGCTGCATCAGCAACTGGCCAAAGTTACCCGTTTCCATAGCCCGCGGGCGTTCAGCTATATGTTCAGCCCGGGTTTCGAACCGTTGCGCCGACAGGTGGCGATTCGCATGCGCGATGCCGGCGTGGTGGTCGATCCGTCGGAAGTGGTGATTACCCACGGCTGCGTTGATGCCTTGCAGATGTCTCTGCGCGTATTAACCCGGCCGGGCGATTTGATCGCCGCCGAGTCGCCAACCTATTACGGTTTGTTGCAACTGGCTGACCTGCTGGGCCTCAAGGTCATCGAGATTCCGAGCGATCCGGCCACCGGCATGAGCCTCGAAGCTTTGCAACTGGCGGCCAACCAGTGGTCGATCAAGGCACTCGTGCTGACCACTCGTCTGAGCAATCCATTGGGCGGCACCATGCCCGAAGAGCGGCAGAAACAACTGCTGCGCCTGGCCTCGGATTTCGATATCCAGATTGTCGAGGACGATATCTACGGCGAACTGATGTTCGAGCAGGGGCGCACCAAATCACTTAAAGCCTACGATCGGCTGGATCGGGTGATCTATTGCTCCAGCTTCTCCAAAACTCTGTCGCCCGGTGTGCGGATCGGCTGGATGATTGCCGGCAAGTACCAGCAGGAAATCCAGCGTTTGCAGACCTTCAGTACCCACTCGGCTTGCAGCGTCACCCAAATGGGCATCGCGGCTTATCTGGAAAATGGTGGTTACGACCGGCATTTGCGCTACATCCGTCAGGAGTACCGCAAGAACCTCAGCGCATTCCAGCTGGCGGTACAGCAATATTTTCCGGAAGGCACGCAGATGACCCGGCCGACCGGCGGCTTCATTCTGTGGGTCAGCCTGCCGGGGCGGGTCAACACGCAAGAGCTGCACGTTCGTGCGTTGCAGCAGGGCATCAGCATCGCGCCGGGGCTGATTTTCAGTAACACCGAGCAGTTCAACCACTGCATTCGGCTGAACTGCGGCACACCCTGGAACCGTGAAGCCGAACGTGCATTGATGACCCTGGGCATGCTCGCCACCCAGCTCTGTCAGGAAATGGTCGGCGGCTTTTGA